In Spirosoma aureum, a single genomic region encodes these proteins:
- a CDS encoding PAS domain-containing protein produces the protein MDNSIVEASELVQSVLMASPNGVLVLQPIFSIKGRRLDLFLTSINAAAQEDLHCPAREVLGQSLARFFPHLADSEAMDRYWNVINTGQPDQFEITSIRSGQFTASIFDVSVVPIQHSLLITYTEMPQTPSNADATESGSTLLQQAFDESANGLSVFEVMLDERGHPCDFRLVMLNKAGRAMSGSLGKELIGQTLWEMYPATKINGLFDRYVQVWQTGVLFSSEHYYPEYDIWRDVKIVRVEQGVLVSYADITALKKSEEQARQQAHLVDDLLERVPVGIAVLTPVTHESNVGKRQVYFQVVRVNSLFEEVIGLAASQTVGQFTDRLFSKTNAENLLICGLSALESGKSQVIELELTTCSSSRWYQLSVAPKGEQLIVSFTNITPLKHAQQHQTELLDSVLSGSQNAILAFEAVRDAHGAIVDFRYVLQNEAKRQLAGRTDEQTLGRTMLEVFPQVREKGLLDRYIDVVTTGYPLRTQTEFNYGNKLGWYDLSAVKYGDGLVLTIQEKTAEQQIFHQLQTNSELLQTIINNTPSGLVFWEAVRDDRNQLIDFRYQLSNQMNTITTGYSAETLIGQDLLSLFPRFRGSLLEEALRKTVETGLTQWMMFTDYIEPNGGWFDTQFIRVGDGVLMSYIDVTEAHQAQLAQKQHAELMQLVINAQPAGIVLYEPVREQTIFGQPGPIIDFTYVLVNETERRLTGRSDSELIGHRMKQLFPSEQGQEFFAILAEVAETGQPKEWLFPFFSDGIRGWFQASLVRHGNQVLFTFLDVTELKRQQQALEHTNQNLRRSNESLQKFAYVASHDLQEPLRKIQSFGDMLATNYGQGLDETALDIIARMQGSANRMSRLIRHLLTYYRLSTQQVQTKSIQLTNLLTHVTGNLSRAMQESNACIEWGDLPVVQGDEGQLEQLFHNLLSNAIKYRHPGMSPNIQITCRTVDAQNLPILVVQTIPSTNHTGAPHLFHEINITDNGIGFDEKYLDRIFQVFQRLHGKDQYPGTGIGLAICQKVAENHRGALTATSQPGAGATFSVYLPISPA, from the coding sequence ATGGATAATTCTATTGTAGAAGCTTCAGAACTAGTGCAGAGCGTGTTAATGGCCTCACCAAATGGGGTATTGGTTCTTCAGCCAATTTTTAGCATCAAAGGCAGACGACTCGATCTGTTTCTAACATCCATTAATGCAGCAGCCCAGGAAGACCTGCACTGTCCGGCCCGTGAAGTGCTGGGGCAGTCACTCGCTCGATTTTTCCCCCATCTGGCTGACAGTGAAGCCATGGACCGCTATTGGAATGTCATTAATACCGGCCAACCGGATCAGTTCGAGATCACCAGCATTCGTTCTGGCCAATTCACGGCTAGCATCTTTGACGTATCGGTCGTTCCAATCCAACACAGTCTATTGATAACATATACAGAAATGCCCCAAACACCTTCCAATGCGGATGCGACCGAATCCGGTTCTACACTGTTGCAACAGGCCTTCGATGAATCAGCCAATGGCCTGTCCGTCTTTGAAGTTATGCTGGACGAACGCGGTCATCCCTGCGATTTTCGGCTCGTTATGCTCAATAAGGCGGGCCGGGCAATGAGTGGCTCGCTGGGTAAGGAATTAATAGGACAGACGCTCTGGGAAATGTACCCGGCCACCAAAATTAATGGTCTTTTCGATCGATATGTCCAAGTTTGGCAAACAGGTGTCCTGTTTTCATCGGAACATTATTACCCCGAATACGATATTTGGCGGGATGTCAAAATCGTCCGGGTCGAGCAGGGCGTATTAGTGAGCTATGCTGACATTACGGCCCTAAAAAAATCGGAGGAGCAGGCACGACAGCAAGCTCATCTGGTCGATGATCTGCTAGAGCGGGTACCTGTAGGGATAGCCGTTCTAACACCGGTAACCCATGAAAGCAATGTTGGCAAACGCCAGGTATATTTTCAGGTGGTACGGGTTAACTCCCTCTTTGAAGAAGTGATTGGCCTTGCGGCCTCCCAAACAGTTGGTCAGTTCACCGATCGGCTCTTTTCCAAAACGAATGCAGAAAATTTGCTGATTTGTGGCCTGTCAGCACTGGAAAGCGGAAAAAGCCAAGTCATTGAGCTGGAATTGACTACCTGTTCCTCTTCGCGCTGGTATCAGTTATCAGTGGCTCCCAAAGGCGAACAACTGATTGTCAGTTTCACCAACATTACTCCGCTAAAACATGCCCAGCAGCACCAGACGGAACTGCTTGATTCGGTTCTTAGCGGTTCACAAAACGCCATTCTAGCTTTTGAAGCGGTTCGAGACGCTCATGGTGCAATAGTCGATTTTCGCTACGTCCTGCAGAATGAAGCCAAGCGGCAGCTGGCAGGACGCACCGATGAACAGACTCTGGGCCGTACAATGCTGGAGGTATTTCCGCAGGTCAGGGAAAAAGGGTTGCTGGATCGCTATATCGATGTCGTCACAACTGGCTATCCACTGCGGACTCAGACGGAATTTAATTATGGCAATAAATTGGGGTGGTACGATTTGTCGGCAGTGAAATATGGGGATGGCCTGGTACTCACCATTCAGGAAAAAACAGCTGAACAGCAGATTTTTCATCAATTACAAACCAATTCCGAGCTGCTTCAAACCATTATCAATAACACCCCTTCGGGTTTAGTGTTCTGGGAAGCCGTACGAGATGATAGGAATCAGCTAATTGATTTCCGCTACCAATTGAGTAACCAGATGAACACTATTACGACAGGATATTCGGCAGAAACGCTGATCGGTCAGGATCTGCTCAGTCTTTTCCCCCGTTTCCGCGGAAGTCTACTGGAAGAAGCCCTACGTAAAACTGTCGAAACAGGCCTAACGCAATGGATGATGTTCACTGACTACATCGAGCCTAATGGGGGCTGGTTTGATACCCAGTTTATCCGTGTCGGTGATGGCGTATTGATGAGTTATATCGATGTCACCGAAGCGCATCAGGCTCAACTTGCCCAAAAGCAACATGCCGAATTGATGCAGCTGGTTATCAATGCTCAACCGGCAGGCATCGTTCTATATGAACCGGTTCGAGAGCAAACCATTTTTGGCCAGCCCGGGCCGATTATTGATTTTACGTATGTACTGGTGAACGAGACCGAACGTCGGCTGACCGGCCGGTCAGACAGCGAATTAATCGGCCATCGAATGAAGCAGCTTTTTCCCAGCGAACAGGGACAGGAATTCTTTGCCATTCTGGCCGAAGTCGCTGAAACCGGCCAGCCAAAAGAGTGGTTATTCCCCTTTTTTAGTGATGGCATACGAGGCTGGTTTCAGGCGTCCCTGGTTCGTCACGGTAATCAGGTGCTCTTTACGTTCCTGGACGTAACGGAACTCAAGCGTCAGCAGCAGGCACTGGAGCATACCAATCAGAACCTTAGACGGAGCAATGAGAGTCTGCAGAAATTTGCCTACGTGGCCAGCCACGATTTACAGGAGCCGCTTCGTAAGATTCAATCGTTCGGTGATATGCTGGCTACGAATTACGGCCAGGGATTGGATGAAACGGCTCTGGATATTATTGCCCGGATGCAGGGATCAGCCAACCGGATGTCCAGGCTGATCCGGCATTTACTCACCTATTACCGTTTATCCACCCAACAGGTTCAGACAAAATCCATTCAGCTAACGAATCTGCTAACCCATGTAACTGGTAATCTATCCAGGGCGATGCAGGAGTCGAATGCCTGCATTGAATGGGGGGATCTACCTGTTGTTCAGGGTGATGAAGGGCAGTTAGAGCAACTGTTTCATAACCTGCTCTCAAATGCCATCAAGTACCGTCATCCTGGCATGTCGCCCAACATTCAGATTACCTGTCGAACGGTAGATGCACAGAACTTACCCATTCTGGTCGTTCAGACCATTCCCTCCACGAATCACACTGGGGCACCCCACTTGTTTCACGAAATCAATATTACTGATAACGGGATAGGGTTTGACGAAAAATATCTGGACCGGATATTCCAGGTTTTTCAGCGTTTACATGGTAAAGATCAATATCCCGGTACAGGAATCGGGCTGGCTATCTGTCAGAAGGTGGCCGAAAACCATCGGGGTGCCCTGACGGCCACCAGCCAACCCGGTGCGGGCGCAACCTTTAGTGTCTATCTGCCCATTTCACCGGCATAG
- a CDS encoding photoactive yellow protein: protein MNKILTFSDQDLLESLEQQTHEQVEEAPFGLVRMSREGIVVAYGKLESYITGISKEYALGKYYFTQIAPCANNRMIAAKFAQPALDEELDYILTYVSEPVKVRLRLLKSPTSRYQYFLVNLKAVA, encoded by the coding sequence GTGAACAAAATACTCACTTTTTCTGATCAGGACCTGCTTGAATCGCTGGAACAGCAAACCCATGAACAAGTGGAAGAAGCTCCCTTTGGACTGGTTCGCATGAGCCGGGAGGGCATCGTGGTCGCCTATGGCAAATTGGAGTCGTATATTACCGGTATTTCGAAGGAATATGCTCTGGGTAAGTATTATTTTACACAGATTGCGCCTTGTGCCAACAATCGGATGATCGCAGCCAAATTTGCCCAACCTGCACTGGATGAGGAATTAGACTATATCCTGACTTACGTAAGCGAACCAGTTAAGGTTCGCTTACGGCTGCTTAAATCGCCTACGAGCCGCTATCAATATTTTTTGGTTAATCTCAAGGCCGTGGCTTGA
- a CDS encoding 4-coumarate--CoA ligase, which translates to MIWNSGNVQRIVLDMAGRILQQQHAGLPTKVSSALDLYRDLGMNSLQRMELAAHLNEFFGLFETSADNYLLASTRLDYWTNCILRARTEADDTLTFRTSGTSGQAAPVRHSMISLLAEAHYLAQLIPIPDQIISLVGANHIYGFIYTILLPALWSRPLRLLAEVTVADISANSLIIGTPFTWELLYQSLRKGASISCRGITSTATMLPDLFNQLNQADVFLTEIYGSTDTGGIAYRYHHEAPFALFPYITLLPDEPPTIVRSDTGASYYIPDRLERVTDRSIRLLGRFDESVSIAGVNVHLSHIRRVIEACPLVADCDVYAKSVSGRLDLYSAIRLRTHTESNREACLRWLRDRLSAPEMPKHVYLY; encoded by the coding sequence ATGATCTGGAATTCGGGTAATGTACAACGAATTGTTCTCGATATGGCGGGTCGAATTCTCCAGCAGCAGCATGCCGGGTTACCAACAAAAGTTTCGTCCGCATTGGACCTGTATCGCGATTTGGGCATGAATTCCCTGCAACGGATGGAACTGGCGGCCCATCTAAATGAGTTTTTTGGTCTTTTCGAAACCTCGGCCGACAACTATTTGCTGGCCAGCACCCGATTAGACTACTGGACGAACTGTATTTTACGAGCCCGTACGGAGGCCGATGACACGCTGACGTTTCGCACATCGGGTACCAGCGGGCAAGCGGCTCCCGTGCGACACAGTATGATATCGTTGCTGGCAGAAGCTCACTATTTAGCGCAGCTCATACCCATACCCGATCAGATTATTAGCCTGGTTGGCGCCAATCACATCTATGGTTTCATTTACACCATTTTGCTGCCAGCGCTCTGGAGCCGTCCCCTGAGGTTGCTAGCGGAGGTAACAGTGGCTGATATCAGCGCCAATTCCCTGATCATTGGTACGCCCTTCACCTGGGAGTTATTGTATCAATCACTAAGGAAGGGCGCATCGATTTCCTGCCGTGGCATAACATCAACTGCCACTATGTTACCTGATCTGTTTAATCAACTCAATCAGGCAGACGTATTCCTGACGGAAATCTACGGTTCGACGGATACAGGTGGAATAGCCTATCGTTATCATCATGAGGCTCCGTTTGCATTATTTCCCTACATAACGCTACTACCTGACGAGCCTCCAACCATCGTCCGTTCTGACACCGGCGCTTCCTACTACATTCCTGATCGACTCGAACGAGTGACGGACCGGTCCATCCGGCTTTTGGGGCGCTTCGATGAGTCCGTCTCCATTGCTGGGGTGAACGTTCATCTCTCTCATATTCGGCGAGTCATCGAAGCATGTCCACTGGTGGCTGACTGCGACGTATATGCCAAGTCAGTATCAGGCAGGCTGGATTTATATAGTGCCATTCGTTTGCGAACTCATACAGAATCAAACCGAGAGGCCTGCCTGCGCTGGCTTCGGGATCGATTGAGCGCGCCCGAAATGCCGAAACATGTATACCTGTACTAA
- a CDS encoding RNA polymerase sigma factor, whose product MSTSTEDTFLQQLNQHVAIAHKISRVYQPDADERADLVQEMIYQLWKAYPSFNGQSKFSTWMYSVCLNTALTYHRNAKRWRHEALMPTHEQLPDSAPNDKEDTSSQLFEAIAGLAPLNKAVIILYLDGLSYEEIATVMGITISNVSVRLVRIRKELEIRLKK is encoded by the coding sequence ATGAGTACCTCCACGGAAGACACTTTTCTTCAGCAACTTAATCAGCATGTGGCGATTGCTCACAAAATCAGCCGTGTTTATCAACCAGATGCTGACGAGCGGGCTGATCTGGTCCAGGAAATGATCTATCAATTATGGAAAGCGTATCCTTCTTTCAACGGACAATCGAAATTTTCCACCTGGATGTACAGCGTTTGTCTCAACACCGCCCTTACCTACCACCGCAACGCGAAACGATGGCGACACGAAGCCCTGATGCCTACCCACGAGCAGTTACCAGACTCGGCACCCAACGATAAGGAGGACACCTCTTCGCAGCTCTTTGAAGCAATTGCCGGTCTGGCACCCCTCAACAAAGCGGTTATCATCCTCTATCTGGATGGGCTAAGTTATGAAGAGATCGCCACGGTTATGGGCATAACCATCTCGAACGTGAGTGTACGATTAGTACGGATCAGAAAGGAATTGGAAATACGCTTGAAGAAATAA
- a CDS encoding alpha/beta fold hydrolase, whose protein sequence is MKTVICFCLIVGLWACSAQQISRPDITRQSGLASSNHITIAYERFGLPKNETILLIAGTNSQLTAWPVSFCEQLARGGYQVIRFDNRDTGLSTKFTQASRPDWAAIGQAIQAKKPIPLLYTLDDMADDAAGLLDYLHIDKAHIVGASMGGMIAQRVAYRYPNRVLSLVSIMAGGGKSDFPLLAKPAVMASIPPPALPADTTAYIQREIKVFRTLGGQAYRADSVQIRRQVEADVQRSFYPDGYERQGAASMAGFYAGRAQELQTIRVPTLVIHGSDDPLVIPDAGRNVAASIPNAQFELIDGMGHLIAEPWLDKLVALILTNTARSH, encoded by the coding sequence ATGAAAACTGTAATATGCTTCTGTCTGATAGTGGGATTATGGGCCTGTAGCGCGCAACAGATAAGTCGCCCGGACATAACCCGACAAAGTGGGCTGGCCAGCTCCAATCATATAACCATCGCTTATGAACGGTTTGGCCTACCCAAAAACGAAACGATCCTGTTAATCGCGGGGACCAATAGTCAGCTTACCGCCTGGCCGGTTTCTTTTTGCGAACAGTTGGCACGTGGTGGGTATCAGGTAATTCGTTTCGATAACCGCGATACCGGCCTGTCAACCAAATTTACACAGGCATCTCGCCCGGACTGGGCGGCAATTGGTCAGGCAATACAGGCCAAAAAGCCAATCCCGTTACTGTATACTCTGGATGACATGGCCGACGATGCGGCTGGCCTACTCGATTATCTGCACATTGACAAGGCTCATATTGTCGGGGCATCCATGGGCGGCATGATTGCGCAACGGGTAGCCTACCGCTATCCAAACCGGGTGCTGTCGTTGGTCAGTATCATGGCAGGGGGTGGTAAGTCAGATTTTCCACTTCTTGCCAAGCCGGCCGTGATGGCCAGCATTCCCCCACCAGCGCTACCTGCAGATACGACCGCTTACATTCAGCGGGAAATCAAGGTGTTCCGGACGCTGGGAGGTCAGGCATACAGGGCCGATTCAGTGCAAATCCGGAGGCAGGTCGAAGCGGATGTTCAACGTTCGTTTTATCCGGATGGCTACGAGCGACAGGGAGCCGCATCAATGGCCGGTTTCTACGCCGGTCGTGCGCAAGAACTACAAACGATTCGGGTTCCTACCCTTGTCATTCATGGTAGCGACGACCCGCTGGTGATACCTGATGCGGGACGAAATGTGGCAGCCAGCATTCCGAATGCCCAGTTTGAACTCATCGACGGCATGGGTCATCTGATCGCAGAACCCTGGCTGGATAAACTAGTGGCTCTGATCCTCACCAACACAGCCCGCTCCCATTGA
- a CDS encoding SusC/RagA family TonB-linked outer membrane protein has translation MRQKLLLYYLVLSGSLSPLLAPGRQRSGYSPGKTSEGLFSTIVEGTKQGTGKELSHLTKINQHQVDERLITGTVTDEKGAPLPGVSVLLKGTGQANRQRGVVTDAKGVFQLTVPDGATLVVSFVGYLTQEIVIGSRSTVNVQLALDTKALEEVVVVGYGTQRKIETTGAIASIKAADLLQTPVANVAQGLQARVAGVQITQNSGAPGGNVSVRIRGTNSINGSSEPLYVIDGIQIANSGGITDVSPLSQINPNDIESIEVLKDASSTAIYGARAANGVVLITTKRGKDGATRISYDGYGGVQQVNKTLDVLNARQFAQLENEVYKRSIYADPSSLGEGTNWQNLIFRKAPIQSHQLSVTGGNQKTQLALSLNYFNQDGIIKNSSFDRYSFRSNIDHRLTDRVKIGTSLYYGYSVNNGVSVGGTGSDVTSSRAGVLGAAVAAPPTLVPYRADGSVYPFQDQMNGQYQEVTNPLNFITPINRQTSQRILANIYVDFTLFKGFTYRPSFNVDLGNTLSEFYSPLSLLSQSQLASGGGSASNITSYGRTLLHESIFTYRTRLAEHHTLAATAVLATQANVNQSYTQTASNFPNDITENNSVGLAVNQRLGSDKSKSRLDSYLGRINYGYKDKYFLDLTARADGSSKFGENNKYGFFPAIAGAWRLVEEPFMKSIPVVSDLKLRGSWGITGNAGAIDPYQSLATVGASGLNYNYNHNPVTGINPNAIPNPDLKWERSTQVDVGIDVSLFNNRLSVVADYYNKRTDNLLFQKVLPMSSGYTFITGNFGSIQNRGVELAVNGRILPGGRRGLQWDASANITFNKNEVLALDGILDELPRSAFALLKIGYPMGLYRTYIFDGISQTGETILPGYDGRLGGQKVKDINGDGTITAADQLIVGNSQPKYIFGFSSSFRYRGFDLNLFVQGVQGNKLMNLFRYTFETALGQQNVLAGMANRWSATNPNNEYSSGFQGGRLPISDRYVEDASFVRLKNISLGYTLPKMKGINQIRIYVSANNAFTITKYSGFDPEVNNFGNATTQFVDNGTYPIARSFLGGLQITL, from the coding sequence ATGCGACAAAAGCTTTTACTGTATTACCTCGTTTTGTCCGGGTCTCTGTCACCTCTGCTGGCACCGGGTCGGCAAAGGAGTGGTTATAGTCCAGGCAAAACGTCAGAAGGTCTTTTCAGCACCATCGTTGAAGGCACGAAACAGGGGACTGGAAAAGAGTTATCCCACTTAACAAAGATCAATCAACATCAGGTTGATGAGCGACTTATTACGGGAACCGTCACCGATGAAAAAGGAGCACCGCTTCCGGGTGTAAGTGTACTGCTGAAAGGGACCGGCCAGGCGAATCGGCAACGCGGTGTCGTTACGGATGCAAAAGGCGTGTTTCAATTAACGGTGCCAGATGGAGCCACGCTGGTTGTAAGCTTTGTCGGGTATCTGACTCAGGAAATTGTTATTGGCAGCCGGTCAACGGTTAACGTACAGCTGGCACTCGACACGAAAGCACTGGAAGAGGTTGTTGTTGTGGGCTATGGAACACAGCGGAAAATTGAAACAACGGGCGCTATTGCTTCGATCAAAGCCGCCGACCTGTTGCAAACACCCGTCGCTAACGTAGCGCAGGGGCTACAGGCGCGGGTGGCGGGTGTACAGATCACGCAGAATTCGGGTGCGCCGGGAGGTAACGTCAGCGTTCGTATTCGTGGAACAAACTCAATTAATGGCAGCTCCGAACCACTGTATGTTATTGACGGCATTCAGATTGCCAACTCGGGGGGCATCACCGATGTGAGTCCGCTTTCACAGATTAATCCGAATGATATTGAGTCGATTGAAGTGCTGAAAGATGCCTCATCGACGGCTATTTATGGAGCAAGAGCCGCAAACGGCGTCGTTCTGATCACGACCAAGCGTGGCAAAGATGGGGCAACCCGCATTAGCTACGATGGCTACGGCGGGGTGCAGCAGGTGAACAAAACGCTGGACGTACTGAATGCCCGGCAGTTTGCCCAGCTCGAAAATGAAGTCTACAAACGATCGATCTATGCTGACCCTTCGAGTCTGGGTGAAGGTACCAACTGGCAGAATCTGATTTTCCGAAAAGCGCCCATCCAGAGCCACCAGCTTTCTGTTACGGGCGGTAATCAGAAAACGCAACTGGCGCTTTCACTGAATTACTTCAATCAGGATGGTATCATTAAAAACTCCAGCTTTGATCGCTACTCGTTTCGTTCAAACATCGATCATCGACTGACTGACCGGGTGAAGATTGGTACCAGTTTATACTATGGCTATTCTGTTAATAATGGTGTAAGTGTGGGCGGTACGGGTTCTGACGTAACCAGCAGCCGGGCAGGTGTGCTGGGGGCAGCCGTTGCGGCTCCGCCAACGCTGGTGCCTTACCGGGCCGATGGCAGTGTATATCCGTTTCAGGACCAGATGAATGGGCAATATCAGGAAGTAACGAACCCATTGAACTTCATCACGCCCATCAATCGGCAGACGAGCCAGCGGATTTTGGCCAATATCTACGTCGACTTTACTCTGTTCAAAGGATTCACCTACCGCCCTAGTTTCAATGTCGATCTGGGTAACACATTATCGGAATTTTACTCGCCGTTGTCGCTCCTGAGTCAGTCGCAGTTAGCATCGGGGGGTGGTAGTGCATCCAACATTACGTCATACGGCCGGACGCTGTTGCACGAAAGTATTTTTACGTACCGAACCCGCCTGGCGGAGCATCACACCCTGGCGGCCACAGCGGTTTTAGCCACCCAGGCCAATGTAAATCAGAGTTATACGCAGACAGCTTCTAACTTTCCGAACGATATAACCGAAAATAATTCTGTGGGATTAGCGGTGAATCAGCGCCTTGGCAGCGACAAAAGCAAATCCAGACTGGACTCGTATCTGGGGCGGATCAACTACGGCTACAAAGACAAATATTTCCTCGATTTGACGGCACGTGCCGATGGGTCCAGCAAATTTGGTGAGAACAACAAATATGGCTTTTTTCCCGCTATCGCCGGAGCCTGGCGGCTAGTGGAAGAGCCGTTTATGAAGTCGATTCCGGTTGTTTCTGATCTGAAACTACGTGGTAGCTGGGGCATTACCGGAAACGCGGGTGCTATTGACCCCTACCAATCGCTGGCCACGGTTGGGGCATCGGGTCTGAATTACAATTACAACCACAATCCGGTTACGGGTATCAATCCGAATGCTATTCCTAACCCGGATCTGAAATGGGAACGCTCTACGCAGGTCGATGTGGGTATCGACGTCAGTTTGTTCAATAACCGCCTGTCCGTTGTGGCTGATTATTACAACAAACGGACTGATAACCTTTTGTTTCAGAAAGTATTGCCCATGTCGTCAGGCTATACATTCATCACCGGCAACTTTGGGTCGATACAAAACCGGGGCGTTGAACTGGCCGTCAATGGCAGGATTTTACCCGGTGGCAGAAGAGGGCTTCAATGGGATGCGTCGGCGAATATCACGTTCAATAAAAACGAGGTGCTGGCACTCGACGGCATTCTGGATGAACTGCCCCGCTCGGCTTTCGCGCTGCTCAAGATCGGCTATCCGATGGGACTTTACCGGACCTACATCTTCGATGGAATTAGTCAAACCGGTGAGACAATTCTACCCGGCTATGACGGCCGTCTTGGTGGCCAGAAGGTGAAAGACATTAACGGCGATGGCACGATTACGGCTGCTGACCAGCTCATCGTGGGTAACTCACAACCCAAATACATCTTTGGTTTCTCGTCTTCGTTCCGCTACCGGGGCTTTGACCTGAATCTGTTTGTCCAGGGCGTACAGGGGAACAAACTCATGAACCTGTTCCGGTATACATTCGAAACGGCGCTTGGTCAGCAGAATGTGCTGGCGGGAATGGCCAATCGCTGGTCGGCGACGAACCCTAACAATGAGTATTCCAGTGGATTTCAGGGCGGACGCTTGCCCATTTCAGATCGATACGTGGAAGATGCATCGTTTGTTCGGCTGAAAAATATTTCGCTGGGTTACACGCTTCCTAAAATGAAAGGCATCAACCAGATTCGGATCTATGTCAGCGCCAACAACGCGTTTACGATCACGAAGTACTCGGGTTTCGATCCGGAAGTCAACAACTTCGGCAATGCCACCACGCAGTTTGTCGACAATGGTACGTATCCAATTGCCCGTTCGTTTCTGGGCGGACTTCAAATCACTTTATAA
- a CDS encoding RagB/SusD family nutrient uptake outer membrane protein: protein MKKQILLLMALSGLTISCSELDESVYSSIFTTNFYKTASDAEAGIASVSGSLINLYGFPLVAASDFAADQAYPRAVVGRNTITLFSYDPYYTAQRNSGRHETEGPQGVWRFSYKGIENANWVIEKVPAIQMDPQRRTEIVAEAYALRALYHWTLTKTFNEIPVKTRASSSETEALVTKSSRADIYKQIYSDLEQAIAGLPSYSASLVKGRPSKEAILGLYAKVALYNEDWPKALQMAQTTINSGKYALMPNVLDVFDVDKEDAARIENMWAVEADRVTPSRWLTVMGIAGPRNSSGPDYAKVSFGSWFAYQGFFDSFSPSDKRRQLLDTTYRDVSGKIVPQRDITPVTPKGVLIRKYRDPNSIAEANNCNFPIIRLADVYLVAAEAEARQNGATAVAYGYINTVRKRAGLGDLTPGLGKDAFIAAVLQERSWELFAEADRWFDLTRTNTFLTVIPKAVNDVYPTRTPLAKHRYYPIPLEEIQANPKLTQNPGWE from the coding sequence ATGAAGAAACAAATTCTGCTGTTGATGGCTTTGTCGGGCCTGACGATTTCGTGCAGCGAACTGGATGAATCGGTGTATTCATCCATTTTTACGACCAACTTTTACAAAACAGCCTCCGATGCCGAAGCGGGAATCGCGTCGGTGTCTGGTTCACTGATCAACCTGTATGGCTTTCCGTTAGTGGCCGCGTCGGATTTCGCGGCCGATCAGGCTTATCCTCGTGCCGTTGTGGGTCGAAATACCATTACACTGTTTTCGTATGATCCGTACTACACAGCCCAGCGTAACTCAGGACGTCATGAAACCGAGGGCCCACAGGGTGTCTGGCGATTTAGCTACAAGGGTATCGAAAATGCCAACTGGGTCATTGAGAAAGTTCCTGCCATTCAGATGGATCCCCAGCGCCGGACGGAAATCGTTGCCGAAGCCTATGCCTTGCGGGCATTATACCACTGGACGCTCACCAAAACGTTTAACGAGATTCCAGTAAAGACCAGAGCAAGTAGCAGCGAAACTGAAGCGCTCGTTACCAAAAGTTCACGGGCCGACATCTATAAGCAGATTTACAGCGACTTAGAGCAGGCCATTGCCGGATTGCCCTCCTACTCAGCCAGTCTGGTGAAAGGTCGGCCTTCCAAAGAAGCGATTCTAGGCCTCTATGCTAAAGTGGCGTTGTACAACGAAGACTGGCCAAAAGCATTACAGATGGCGCAGACGACGATCAACTCGGGCAAATACGCGCTGATGCCAAACGTGCTTGACGTGTTCGATGTGGACAAGGAAGATGCGGCCCGTATCGAGAATATGTGGGCCGTTGAAGCCGATCGGGTAACGCCCAGCCGCTGGTTAACCGTCATGGGTATTGCCGGGCCCCGAAACAGTTCTGGCCCGGATTATGCCAAAGTATCCTTCGGGTCGTGGTTTGCGTATCAGGGTTTCTTTGACTCGTTTTCGCCCAGCGACAAACGACGTCAGTTGCTGGACACGACCTATCGGGATGTGTCAGGTAAAATCGTTCCGCAGCGAGATATCACACCGGTAACGCCAAAAGGTGTTTTGATTCGTAAATACCGCGATCCGAACTCCATCGCAGAAGCCAACAACTGCAATTTCCCCATTATCCGGCTGGCCGACGTATACCTGGTTGCCGCCGAAGCCGAAGCGCGTCAGAATGGAGCGACAGCCGTAGCGTACGGGTACATCAATACGGTTCGAAAACGGGCGGGGCTGGGAGACCTGACTCCCGGCCTTGGCAAAGACGCTTTTATTGCCGCTGTTCTCCAGGAGCGTTCGTGGGAGCTGTTTGCTGAGGCTGACCGCTGGTTCGATCTGACCAGAACGAACACCTTCCTGACTGTAATTCCTAAAGCGGTAAACGATGTTTATCCCACTCGTACTCCGCTGGCAAAACACCGGTATTACCCTATTCCGCTGGAAGAAATTCAGGCCAATCCGAAACTGACACAGAATCCTGGCTGGGAGTAG